DNA from Chloroflexota bacterium:
TTATAAAGCATAGTCAATTTTCAAGAGAAAAGCCACTTTTTCTTTGGCAATTCAAACGTGTGCTATAATCCTCTGGAAACAATTTCGATAATACAAAGAGGGAACCCGTATGGAAAAGGATGATAAGGCCAAACTCAGAGTACTATTGGACCATTGCGATATAAAGCAAGCCGCACAGCAGACAAACAAGGCCAATGAATTCCTGCTCGCAGCCTTGAAAAGGCTAAAGGAGAAATAAATGTGCCTGGGGAAAGCATATCTTGAGGGAGATGGGAAGAGGGAGCTCATCCTCGAATCGGTAGCACTGATCGAGATCAGGGATAAGATTTTGCACTTATCAACTTTGTTCGGTGAAGAAAAGGACATAACTGCCAGCATCAAGGAGATCGACTTCGAGAATTCGAGGGTCATACTTGAAAGAACCAACTGAACAGAACTAAGCAGATGAGCTGTTTTGAAAGCCTGAAAGAAAAAGGGTACCGCCTTACCCCGCAGCGCATGATGGTACTGGAAGCCCTTCATCAAGCTGAAGGGCATATTACCGCCCCGGAGATATATGGCCGCGTTCGGGCCAAGTATCCCTGGGTCAACAAATCCACCATCTATCGAACACTGGAACTGCTGAAGGAACTCGACCTGGTAACCGAGACCGAGCTTGGTGGAGACAAACTCTACTATCATCATGCTGACAAGGGCCACCATCACCACCTTGTCTGCCAGAAATGCGGGCGGACTATTGACCTGGACGAGAGTCTCCTCACCCCCCTGGAAGACACCCTGAGAAGAAAGTACCACTTTCAGGCCGACCTGAGACACCTCGCCATCCACGGTCACTGCCTCCGCTGCCAGAATTGACTCCTCTTTTTTTGTCTGCTATAATGCAACTAGTTGCAACTACATCTCAATGCAATTACCAGGACGCCAGAAAACTACTAATACTAAGGAGAAAAGCTGCACATACCCGATGGTTATCTGAGTCCGGCGACATGCGGGGTTATGTATGGTGCCACCGCGCCTTTCTGGTACGTAGCCACCAAGCGTGTCCGTCAGGTACTCACCGGGCGCACCGTCCCCGTGCTGGCTCTCTTCGCTGCTTTCATCTTCGTTCTAATGATGTTCAACATCCCCTTGCCGGGGGGCACCACCGGCCACGCGGTGGGTGGCACGCTTCTGGCAATCGTGTTGGGGCCTTGGGCAGCAGTGATCGGTATCTCGGTGGTGCTGGGAATCCAGGCGTTGTTTTTCGCCGATGGCGGCTTAATGACCTTTGGCGCCAATTGTTTTAACATGGCCATAGTCCTGCCTCTGGTGGGATACTTCATTTACAAGGTAATTTCAAGCAATTCAGAAGCTACCTCGACCCGCCGGCTGGTGGCGGCAGTCCTCGCAAGCTACATAGCCCTTGTTGTGGCTGCAGTCCTCACAGGAGTTGAGCTGGGGATTCAGCCCACCCTGTTCCACAACGCTGCCGGCGTTCCCCTCTATGCTCCTTACGCCTTGAATAAAGCTTTGCCGGCCATGTTAGGAGGACATCTTCTTATCGCAGGCCCTGTCGAGGCCCTAGTGACGGGTCTGGTGTTCGCTTATCTGCAGCGAATCCATTCCAGCCTCATCAAAGCGGACGTGCCGGGAAAGAAAGAGGGGAAAATCTGGCTCCTCTGGGGGGCTCTGGGCCTGGTGGGCATGGCAACCCCGGTGGGACTCCTTGCCTCGGGTACAGCCTGGGGTGAATGGGGGGTAGACGAACTGAAGGACCTGGGGCTGGGATTCATACCTGGCGGAATGCAGAGATTTGCTGGGTGGTGGCCGGCTCCGCTGCCGGACTACGGCTTTCCCAGGATGGGAGCAGTCATCGGCTATATCCTGTCCGCGTTCGTAGGTATTGCTCTAGTGGCTTTCTTGCTCTGGCTGCTTGGCCAGAGGCTCACTCGCAAAGGCAAAGACTCGCCCATAGAACAGCCGCCATTAGAAGGGGGCAGTCCGGGGGTGAAGAGCAAAGATTTTCTATCCAGGAACATCTCCAATATCACCCATCTCCTGGAATCCGTGATATCGGCCGAAGACCTGTGCCGCGCCCCGGGATTGCTTCAGGGACTGGATGCCCGCGTCAAGATAGTGACCTTCGTGCTTTTCATTGTCGTTGTAGGTCTGGCCCGGAGTCTGCCGATACTCGCCGCTGTATTTGTCCTTGTCCTGGCCTTCGCCTTGCTATCCCGGGTGCCGCTGGGGGTTTTCCTCAAGCGCATCCTGCTCTTTATCCCTATCTTTACCGCAGTGATTGCCATACCGGCCCTTTTTATTACCCCGGGAGCGCCTCTGGTAATCGCGGGCAGCAAGGTCATCATCACTGAGCAGGGAGCCCGCACCGCGGGTCTCCTAATCCTCAGGGTGACAGACTCCCTGTCTTTTGGGGTGCTCCTTATTCTCACCACACGCTGGACGAACATCCTGGCAGCACTACGCTGGTTTCGTGTGCCCTCGCTTTTCGTAGCCACCTTGGGTATGACATACCGCTACATCTTCCTCTTACTCCACACTGCCAACTCGATGTTCCTGGCCCGGCGAAGCCGCACCCTGGGTAGCCTACCTGGAGGAGAAAACCGGCGGTGGCTGGGTCAAGCGCTGGCTACAACCATGGCCAAGTCACATCACCTGAGCGAGGAGGTCTACCTCGCCATGCTTTCCCGAGGCTACCGGGACGAGGGGCTCGTACTGAATGACCTTAGCCTGAGGCGGCGGGACTTCTTGTGGGTCGCATTTGCCTTGGCCGTAGCGTCAGTCTTATTGTGGAGTAACAGGCTATGATGACACCAGGCGCAGGGCATATATTTGAGACAAGAAACCTGGGCTATGATTATCCCGGCAATATTGCGGCCTTGAGGCAACTAAACCTGACCATTGGCCCGGGGGAACTGGTGGCCCTTTTGGGGGCTAACGGCTCGGGCAAGAGCACTCTACTTAAACTCCTGGACGGACTGATCTTCCCTACGGGCGGACAGTTACTGGCTTTCGGGAAGCCCCTCTCCGAAAAGGCACTGAGAGACGGGCCTTTTGTTCTGGAATTCCGCCGCAGGGTGGGACTGGTATTTCAAGACCCGGATGTGCAGCTTTTTTCTCCCACCGTCTGGGATGAAGTTATCTTCGGTCCCCTTCAGTTGGGAATTCCAAAGGATGAAGTGGTATCCAGAGGTTCGGAGGCCTTGAAACTGCTGAATATCACCCATCTCCGGGAGCGGCCCCCTTATCGCCTCTCCGGCGGAGAGAAGAAGAAGGTAGCCCTGGCCTCAGTGCTTTCTCTACATCCCCGGGTTCTCCTCCTTGACGAGCCTACGACCGGCCTGGATCCGTGGAGCCAGGGGAATCTCATTGATTTTCTGATAGACTGGGCAGATGAAGGCAAGAGTCTGGTCTTCAGCACTCAAGACCTGGACACGGTGGAGGAACTTGCGACCCGCGTGATTGTCCTGGGGGCCGACCATGGCCTCGTGGCCGATGGGAAGCCGGAGGAGTTCCTTTCTAATCCTGATTTCCTCCTCCGGACTAACCTTGTCCATGAACACTCCCATAGGCACAAGGAACTTGTGCACCGTCACCAGCACCTGCACGATCACAGGCACTAATGACCATTACTCAAGCACTCAATATGGGCTCTTGATAACTCAGATCATCACCACACATAAGCTGGAGACTGTGAAGAAGCCCTGAGGGTGGCTTACTCAACCACACCTATCCACTCAGATTCCCACTGGAGGTGACTCGCCGCAGCTGACAGATATAACAAGCTCCTCAGCATAACCCTCCACTCCGATGACATCATGGCTCAAGATGGCGCGGTTGGGAGTCACTGTAGAAGGCCAAGTTAGGGTCCACGACGGTGGGCAGTACCGTACAATACACAGAACCTTTGAACTGGGTTTCAGTCTAGGAGCCTCCACAAGAGAATCGCACTGGGAATGTTTGGTCGTTGGGTCAGACAAGGCTATTGTGCAGACTGAGAGGCCATGGTACTTAGTTCAGGACACGCTTTCGGAAGCCCACTATCCCAGCCCAGAGCACCAGGGCACACAGTGCCAGGAGCACCGGGAAGATCACGTACAGGTGCATGTGTGGTGCTGTGGTCAATGCAGCACGGAAACCCTCGGTCACGTAGATCAGCGGATTAATGCACACCAGAGCCTGCAGCCAAGAGAAACCGGCGACCTTTACAGCCGACAGTGTCGTCCACTGGTAGTAGGTGCCTCCGAGGAACGTAATGGGCAGAACGATGAAGCCGAACATAATGCTGATGTTGCGCGGCTCGATGCGCGTGCCAAGTACCAGCCCCAGGCTGGACGTCATGATGCAGGCGAGCGGGATGAGGGGGATGAGAACCAGCCAGTGCACTGACAGATGAGGGTGGACTCCCTGCGCGTGGACAACCAGCGCGATAGGGAAAACGATGATCGCAGCGATCAGACACTGAATAGCTCCTGCCACTACCTTGCCAATAGCAACCAGGGACACAGGGAGGGGTGCGAGCACCCGGTCCTCGATCTCCTTGGTGTAGCCGAATTCGTTGGCGAGGGGCAGGGCCACCGCCTGGATTCCCTGGAACATGATCGATAGGCCCACTACACCGGCCACCAGCACCGTAGCGAAAGAGGATTCGCCAGTACTCTGGCTTCCGCCGATTCCCTGGCCGATCTGAGGGAAAACGTACAGAAAAACGAAGACCAACAGGAACGGCTGGATGATCGTGCGTGCGGCGAATATGCCAAAGTTCTTCTTCAGTACCGTGAGGTCGCGAAGCAGCAGGGCCTTGAAAGCAGCGAGGCTGGCAGCAGCCTCTGACCGGATGGGTTCGGTAGGGTGAAACGGTACGGCGTCTGCCATTACTCGCGCAGGTCCTTTCCGGTCAGGTTGATGAAGACGGTCTCGAGGGTGGGCTCAGCCACGGACAGGTCGGTTATGTTAAAACCTGCCTGCTCGGCAGCGGCAAACACCTTGGGCAGCACGCCGGCCGTGCCCTTCACGTGAAGTTGAACGGTGGTGTCCAGACGCTGGGTTTTGGTCGCGCCCTCGACCTTCTCCTGAAGGACCCTGCCGAGAGCCTCCAGATCACCGATGGCCGACACGGTCACGATGCTGTCCACACCAACCGACTCCTTGAGGGCCTTGGGGGTATCAATAACCAGGACGCGGCCGCGGTCCATGATGGCCAACCGATTGCAGAGCGAGTCAGCTTCCTCCATGTAATGGGTAGTCAAGAAGATAGTCTGACCCTCTGTGTGCAACTCGCCAAGGATCTCCCATAGTGCTATGCGGCTCTGAGGGTCGAGGCCCGCCGTAGGCTCGTCCAGGAAGAGTACCGACGGACGGTGCATGAGGGCCCGGGCCACCATTAGCCGTTTTGCCATGCCGCCTGACAAGGCCAGCACTGATGACTTGGCCCGGTTGGCAAGGCGGAAACGGACCAGCCACTGGTCGGCCGCTGCCCTGGCGGCCTTGGCACTCATCCCGAAAAACCGGCCGTGGTAGTAGAGGTTCTCCCACACAGTCAGGGCTCGATCCAGAGTGTTGGTCTGGGGTACAACACCTATCAACTGTTTGGCCAAGGCCGGATGAGCCACCACATCTATGCCGGCCACTATGGCCTTGCCAGCGGTCGGAATGACCAAGCTGCTGAGCATGCCAACAGTTGTCGTCTTGCCCGCGCCGTTGGGGCCGAGTAACCCGAAGATCTCCCCACGGCGCACCACCAAGTCGAGCCTATCCACGGCCAAGATGTCACCAGGGTAGCGCTTGGTCAACTGCTCACAGTGGATGACCCCGTCAACTGTAGCATGATCGCCGACCATCTTGGTGCTATCGGTCTGCATAGACAAGTACCTGCCTACTCTAATGTAACTCGAGGCGTCCCCATTCTACTCTGTAATCTCTGTGCGTAAGGGTCTATTGTCAACATTGTCTTCCGGCGCTTATCCACTCTAAATACCCATACTCCACTTGTCAAATTCACACTGTGCGGTGTCCAGGACATACTATTCAGTCCCTGAGGTACGGATATGAAGAAAAGCCGCAACTGGCTTGCCCTCCTTTCCCTGGTCCCGAATCTAACATTTCACCTGGACTAGTTTTCGGGGGGCGGGTCAGTTGAATCAAAGGAGAGGATGACAAGCCTGTTGGCCTTCGCCTTTCCTCAACGCGCAGTACGGTGCTGCGGTAGATCTCTCCTTGCTGAACCAGTTTGTAGCTGGAGCCTCAAATCTTCGTCCCACAACTCATGCAGAACTTGGCATTCTCGGACATCTGGAAGCCACAGTTGGAACAAGACTTCCACGTTGCGGTTCTTGCTTCCGGCTGAATAACAGCCATTTGAGCGTTCGATCCTGCCGTACTTGCCTGGGGGAGGTCATCTGTTCTATCCTTTTCCTTGCGGAAGTCATGGATACTCTTGCCGAGAGCGCCACCAATTTGACCAAGTTTCCCTACCCCGAAGATGAGCACGATGGCAACCACAATAAGGGCGATCTCTAGCGGACCAAGTTCCATGAACCACCTCCTTTGTACCAAAACGGCAGGCAGCTACTGCTTTGCCCAAAATACTATTGTAACTCTGTATATGCCGGGGATGTCAAACCAGCGTTCTCAGTAAAGTCAATACGTGCAAAGTTGAACATGTTGACGAATGGTGTTCTGATCTTGCAGGGTGTCTATTACGAATTGGACTATTCGCTCAATAGAGGCGCAGCTCTCGTCATTGAAGTGTACGCCATTTTCAGAGCCAAACTGTCCTACCACAAGTGTCAAATGCTGGTGGGAAAGCCACTCGGGCTGCTTTGCTTCCCTTTCCTGTCTCGACCCTGTGATCGAAGCTGGGTGTCAGACTTCCGCTGTGACCACGTTGACAGCAGAAATGCGGACTGAACACCTGTGCCATTCTACTGTAGATATACCTTCCTGGAGCCCTCATCGTATGCGTAGAGGTTTCCGAAACGAGCCCAGCTCACGAATGAGGCAAAGACTTGCTCAGGGTTTTCCTGGGGCATCATGGTCCCAATGATCTCCATAATCTTGTCAGCGCCAACTCCGGCTTCACTGTTCGCCGCCAGCAGTTCAGTCATACGCCGATACAAGCGAAGCTCCAGCAACTGCTTTCGCCACAGGAGCTTGCGTTTTTCCTGATCCGACTTCACAAACTCCCTGCCGGTTGCCGTCAAGACGACCAACCGACCAGGCGTGTCCGCAAAGTCGAGTATCTCGGCGGCCCGGACTATTGCGATGAGGCGGCCGAATTCGCGTTGCGTGCTAGTCGCAATCTGGAAGATGTCCTGGCCACCGGCGCGCTCCTGCAGATATTCGAGAAGTCCTATAATCTCGTTTGGGGAGACATCAGGGACCACCTCAATGCCCGGTGGTTGACTATTGTCCGAAGGCACCGCGGCATCGGGCAGCTCATTCCCAGCGATCACATCATGCAGCCGCTCTACCATGGCCAGGAATGCGCCTGAGCGGTAGTCTCTGGGACGTCGTAGATCATTCGGGACAATGGCCCGAACACGCCCTGGTGCTGCGCTGAGAACGGCGATCCGGTCCGCCATATAGACAACCTCCGTCACATCATGGCTAACCATGAGAATAGACGACAGATTGTTGCTCTTCGCACCCCAGATATCTATGACATCTGCGCGGAGACTCTCAGCAGTGAGCGAGTCCACCTGGCTGAAAGGTTCGTCCATGAATAGAATCTCCGGGTTAACCGCCAGAGCTCTGGCGATGCCGACTCTCTGTTTCATGCCGCCAGACAGCTCCCGGGGGTAGGCCTCCTCGAAGCCGCTAAGGCCAACAAGCCGCACTGCGTTCGCCGTTAGATCGTGCACTTCCTCCTTGGGCACCTTTGTCGCTTCCAACGCCACCTCTATGTTTCTGACGATGGTCATCCAGGGGAAGAGGGCAAAGCTCTGAAAAACGATCGCTGTGCCCAGGTTCATGCCCGTGACTGGCTCTCCGTGGTAGCGGACTTCTCCGTGTGTGGGAGGGATAAGTCCTGCCATGATCCTCAGCAGTGTCGATTTCCCACAACCCGATGGGCCAAGCAGGGCGACTACCTCGTTCGGGCCGATCGACAAGCTAATGTCCTCCAGAACTCGAAGGGGGCGCTTGTTGGGCATCATGAAATCCTTAGAGACATGTCGAGCCCCGCACAATGCAGTCATGCCTGATATTCCCACGGCCTCATTCGACATTTGAGATTCCTTTCGTCAGTTTACTTACTCAGCGAAAACCGCTCTTCAGTCAAGCGATACAAACGCTGACATAAGGTTCGATTGACAAGCACCACGATGAGTGCCATGACGACAACGCTGGCGGCGAGCAAAGGTAGGTCGGCCTTTTCGGCGGCTTGACTGATGGTCGATCCCAATACCCAGGTCGTAAGTCCATCCCCTTTGTACATAACATACTCTGACACAATACTCGCGTTCCAGGCGCCTCCTGCCGCAGTAACCCAGCCTGTCACCAGATAGGGCAAGATGACAGGAAGATAGAGAGTCCGGAACCTGCGCCATCTACTAAGGTGGTAGGTCTGGGCTGCTTCCTTCAGATCCGATGGTATTGCCGTTGCCCCAGCGATGACATTGAAGAGAATGTACCACTGGGTTCCCATCAGCATGAGCATTATACTCCCCCATCCAAGCGGGATTCCAGCCAACGAGAGCCCGCCAACCACCAATGGGAAAAGCATGGGGGCCGGAAAGGAAGCCGTGATCTGTACTACCGGTTGAAGCATCCTAGACA
Protein-coding regions in this window:
- a CDS encoding energy-coupling factor ABC transporter ATP-binding protein; amino-acid sequence: MMTPGAGHIFETRNLGYDYPGNIAALRQLNLTIGPGELVALLGANGSGKSTLLKLLDGLIFPTGGQLLAFGKPLSEKALRDGPFVLEFRRRVGLVFQDPDVQLFSPTVWDEVIFGPLQLGIPKDEVVSRGSEALKLLNITHLRERPPYRLSGGEKKKVALASVLSLHPRVLLLDEPTTGLDPWSQGNLIDFLIDWADEGKSLVFSTQDLDTVEELATRVIVLGADHGLVADGKPEEFLSNPDFLLRTNLVHEHSHRHKELVHRHQHLHDHRH
- a CDS encoding ATP-binding cassette domain-containing protein, encoding MQTDSTKMVGDHATVDGVIHCEQLTKRYPGDILAVDRLDLVVRRGEIFGLLGPNGAGKTTTVGMLSSLVIPTAGKAIVAGIDVVAHPALAKQLIGVVPQTNTLDRALTVWENLYYHGRFFGMSAKAARAAADQWLVRFRLANRAKSSVLALSGGMAKRLMVARALMHRPSVLFLDEPTAGLDPQSRIALWEILGELHTEGQTIFLTTHYMEEADSLCNRLAIMDRGRVLVIDTPKALKESVGVDSIVTVSAIGDLEALGRVLQEKVEGATKTQRLDTTVQLHVKGTAGVLPKVFAAAEQAGFNITDLSVAEPTLETVFINLTGKDLRE
- the cbiM gene encoding cobalt transporter CbiM; translation: MPDGYLSPATCGVMYGATAPFWYVATKRVRQVLTGRTVPVLALFAAFIFVLMMFNIPLPGGTTGHAVGGTLLAIVLGPWAAVIGISVVLGIQALFFADGGLMTFGANCFNMAIVLPLVGYFIYKVISSNSEATSTRRLVAAVLASYIALVVAAVLTGVELGIQPTLFHNAAGVPLYAPYALNKALPAMLGGHLLIAGPVEALVTGLVFAYLQRIHSSLIKADVPGKKEGKIWLLWGALGLVGMATPVGLLASGTAWGEWGVDELKDLGLGFIPGGMQRFAGWWPAPLPDYGFPRMGAVIGYILSAFVGIALVAFLLWLLGQRLTRKGKDSPIEQPPLEGGSPGVKSKDFLSRNISNITHLLESVISAEDLCRAPGLLQGLDARVKIVTFVLFIVVVGLARSLPILAAVFVLVLAFALLSRVPLGVFLKRILLFIPIFTAVIAIPALFITPGAPLVIAGSKVIITEQGARTAGLLILRVTDSLSFGVLLILTTRWTNILAALRWFRVPSLFVATLGMTYRYIFLLLHTANSMFLARRSRTLGSLPGGENRRWLGQALATTMAKSHHLSEEVYLAMLSRGYRDEGLVLNDLSLRRRDFLWVAFALAVASVLLWSNRL
- a CDS encoding twin-arginine translocase TatA/TatE family subunit is translated as MELGPLEIALIVVAIVLIFGVGKLGQIGGALGKSIHDFRKEKDRTDDLPQASTAGSNAQMAVIQPEARTATWKSCSNCGFQMSENAKFCMSCGTKI
- a CDS encoding ABC transporter permease → MADAVPFHPTEPIRSEAAASLAAFKALLLRDLTVLKKNFGIFAARTIIQPFLLVFVFLYVFPQIGQGIGGSQSTGESSFATVLVAGVVGLSIMFQGIQAVALPLANEFGYTKEIEDRVLAPLPVSLVAIGKVVAGAIQCLIAAIIVFPIALVVHAQGVHPHLSVHWLVLIPLIPLACIMTSSLGLVLGTRIEPRNISIMFGFIVLPITFLGGTYYQWTTLSAVKVAGFSWLQALVCINPLIYVTEGFRAALTTAPHMHLYVIFPVLLALCALVLWAGIVGFRKRVLN
- a CDS encoding CooT family nickel-binding protein, whose translation is MCLGKAYLEGDGKRELILESVALIEIRDKILHLSTLFGEEKDITASIKEIDFENSRVILERTN
- a CDS encoding nitrate/sulfonate/bicarbonate ABC transporter ATP-binding protein yields the protein MSNEAVGISGMTALCGARHVSKDFMMPNKRPLRVLEDISLSIGPNEVVALLGPSGCGKSTLLRIMAGLIPPTHGEVRYHGEPVTGMNLGTAIVFQSFALFPWMTIVRNIEVALEATKVPKEEVHDLTANAVRLVGLSGFEEAYPRELSGGMKQRVGIARALAVNPEILFMDEPFSQVDSLTAESLRADVIDIWGAKSNNLSSILMVSHDVTEVVYMADRIAVLSAAPGRVRAIVPNDLRRPRDYRSGAFLAMVERLHDVIAGNELPDAAVPSDNSQPPGIEVVPDVSPNEIIGLLEYLQERAGGQDIFQIATSTQREFGRLIAIVRAAEILDFADTPGRLVVLTATGREFVKSDQEKRKLLWRKQLLELRLYRRMTELLAANSEAGVGADKIMEIIGTMMPQENPEQVFASFVSWARFGNLYAYDEGSRKVYLQ
- a CDS encoding Fur family transcriptional regulator, yielding MSCFESLKEKGYRLTPQRMMVLEALHQAEGHITAPEIYGRVRAKYPWVNKSTIYRTLELLKELDLVTETELGGDKLYYHHADKGHHHHLVCQKCGRTIDLDESLLTPLEDTLRRKYHFQADLRHLAIHGHCLRCQN